A single genomic interval of Drosophila virilis strain 15010-1051.87 chromosome 2, Dvir_AGI_RSII-ME, whole genome shotgun sequence harbors:
- the Cad96Cb gene encoding protocadherin beta-7 isoform X5: MWIKLYALYYTICGISWIACAAKGAILDSRCYLEGGGSAESFLATEDLAVGSIIGKLRINGDPNADTGDINLSLREKNAPVEIVAGTKDLALSVELDKEGLKGPSSIYVNVICIRRRSTDPSFVVPVNVRVTDVNDNAPQWIGTPYTLTLSEVTVPGTRILQGARAEDADQPGPFSTVEYQVLPGPYAELVQFLNPLEGTLVLKKALDYEQLQNFTVKLRAQDQGTPPRHSDTLLRVVITDADDQNPKFLRESYSAELPADGRAGELRMRPEPLKAIDQDEGICAPIQYNIVQSQDAKYFRVHPHNGIITLLAPIGYADLTHGATLVVKATQIDNPDRYALTTVQLTRPGTHSDLSTLAFVQKRFVMRIREDTAVGNRILALPTNKPGKHLKYTIADPINSQFFSVGSLGELVLAKPLDYEKMTKHEFQVIASDGLTNSTSADVTLEVIDVNDWEPRFRETHYEFMVPKSQSLQSRTDSFEGVLIGKVEAADGDRNDKLELSLRGQHAGLFEIDATGNIYMRPEQLQSLNESTVHLIAIATDSGVPPRSTSVPVSVTMEGLTLAHSAWNNSMLGMFGMIVGLFLLIIMALSCYIVRSKKQRKSSPGGLSLGRNRVHSQAHSSVSSANLVTHEKLAGNGNGAGAGASVTSGGVSVLHMKHPSSNITMANPINNGLHHVASGASSSMALSSASNLLERERERERERQRESYAATVRIFLPGIVSRASANGQLYEEDEIEHDSLSQQGQQQQQQQHQTTPENNNRKTMAAVAGGVTTISTTANGSAAGAGSNLMAASDTMGSSENNLTVYF, encoded by the exons ATGTGGATAAAACTTTATGCCTTATACTATACAATTTGTGGAATTTCTTGGATTGCTTGTG CCGCAAAAGGAGCGATACTCGACTCCAGATGTTATCTGGAGGGCGGCGGTTCAGCGGAGAGTTTTCTAGCCACTGAAGATCTGGCGGTGGGCTCCATAATTGGTAAATTGCGCATTAATGGCGATCCCAATGCAGACACTGGTGACATTAATTTGTCGCTAAGAGAGAAGAACGCTCCCGTGGAGATTGTGGCGGGCACCAAAGACTTGGCTTTATCCGTAGAGCTGGACAAGGAGGGTCTAAAAGGACCCTCGTCGATCTATGTAAATGTCATATGTATACGAAGACGCTCAACGGATCCG AGCTTCGTTGTTCCCGTCAATGTTCGCGTCACGGACGTCAACGATAATGCACCACAATGGATTGGCACACCCTACACGCTGACCCTATCCGAGGTGACGGTGCCGGGCACACGCATACTCCAGGGTGCCCGTGCCGAGGATGCCGATCAGCCGGGACCGTTCTCCACGGTGGAGTATCAGGTTCTACCCGGTCCATATGCGGAGCTGGTGCAGTTTCTGAATCCTCTCGAGGGCACACTGGTTCTGAAAAAGGCACTAGACTATGAGCAGCTGCAAAATTTCACAGTCAAGTTGCGTGCCCAGGATCAGGGCACACCACCGCGACATTCGGATACACTGCTGCGCGTGGTCATCACCGATGCGGATGATCAGAATCCGAAGTTTCTACGTGAATCCTATAGCGCTGAGCTGCCCGCCGATGGTCGCGCCGGCGAGCTACGCATGCGCCCCGAACCACTGAAAGCCATCGATCAGGACGAGGGCATCTGTGCACCCATTCAGTACAACATTGTGCAATCGCAGGACGCGAAATACTTTCGCGTACATCCGCACAATGGCATCATCACGCTGCTCGCGCCCATTGGCTATGCAGATCTTACGCACGGCGCCACTCTGGTGGTGAAGGCCACCCAGATAGACAATCCGGATCGGTACGCCCTGACCACAGTGCAGCTAACCCGGCCCGGCACACACAGCGATCTCAGCACACTCGCCTTTGTCCAGAAGCGTTTTGTTATGCGCATACGCGAGGACACGGCCGTGGGTAATCGCATTCTGGCACTGCCCACCAACAAGCCTGGGAAACATCTGAAGTACACCATTGCCGATCCAATCAATTCGCAGTTCTTTAGCGTTGGCTCCCTGGGTGAACTGGTGCTAGCCAAGCCGCTGGACTATGAAAAGATGACCAAACATGAGTTCCAGGTCATAGCCAGCGATGGCCTGACCAACAGCACCTCCGCTGACGTCACGCTGGAAGTGATTGATGTCAACGACTGGGAACCGCGCTTCCGCGAGACACACTACGAATTCATGGTGCCCAAGAGT CAGTCGCTGCAGTCACGCACGGACTCCTTTGAGGGTGTACTAATTGGCAAGGTGGAGGCAGCAGACGGAGATCGCAATGACAAGCTGGAGCTATCGCTTCGTGGGCAGCATGCGGGCCTCTTCGAGATCGATGCGACGGGCAACATTTATATGCGCCCGGAGCAGCTGCAAAGTCTCAACGAGTCCACGGTGCATCTGATTGCCATTGCCACAGATTCGGGTGTACCGCCGAGAAGCACCTCCGTGCCTGTGAGCGTTACCATGGAGGGACTTACTCTCGCCCACTCGGCCTGGAATAACAGCATGCTGGGCATGTTTGGAATGATTGTGGGCCTGTTTCTGTTGATCATCATGGCACTCAGTTGCTATATTGTGCGCTCGAAGAAGCAGCGCAAGAGCAGCCCTGGCGGCCTGAGCCTGGGACGCAATCGTGTACATAGCCAAGCGCACAGTAGCGTCTCCTCGGCGAATTTAGTGACGCACGAAAAGCTGGCGGGCAACGGCAATGGTGCTGGCGCCGGCGCCAGCGTCACCAGCGGTGGTGTCTCAGTGCTGCATATGAAGCATCCTAGCAGCAACATCACTATGGCAAATCCAATCAACAACGGGCTGCATCATGTGGCTAgcggcgccagcagcagcatggcGCTGAGTAGTGCCAGCAACTTGTTGGAGCGGGAGCGCGAACGGGAGCGAGAGCGTCAACGGGAAAGCTATGCGGCAACGGTGCGCA TCTTCTTGCCAGGCATCGTATCGCGCGCCTCTGCCAACGGACAGCTCTACGAGGAGGACGAAATCGAGCACGACTCCCTCTCGCAGCAgggccaacaacagcagcagcaacaacatcagacGACGCCGGAGAACAATAATCGCAAGACgatggctgctgttgcaggaGGCGTGACAACCATCTCAACGACGGCCAATGGCAGTGCAGCCGGAGCTGGTTCCAATCTCATGGCCGCCTCTGATACGATGGGCTCCTCCGAAAACAATCTGACAGTCTACTTCTAG
- the Cad96Cb gene encoding protocadherin beta-7 isoform X1 codes for MQLSGGQFKIYTFVVVYLLGLAGGGLQNKPKTCLQTSLGFGRQPPHPNCSEPFAAKGAILDSRCYLEGGGSAESFLATEDLAVGSIIGKLRINGDPNADTGDINLSLREKNAPVEIVAGTKDLALSVELDKEGLKGPSSIYVNVICIRRRSTDPSFVVPVNVRVTDVNDNAPQWIGTPYTLTLSEVTVPGTRILQGARAEDADQPGPFSTVEYQVLPGPYAELVQFLNPLEGTLVLKKALDYEQLQNFTVKLRAQDQGTPPRHSDTLLRVVITDADDQNPKFLRESYSAELPADGRAGELRMRPEPLKAIDQDEGICAPIQYNIVQSQDAKYFRVHPHNGIITLLAPIGYADLTHGATLVVKATQIDNPDRYALTTVQLTRPGTHSDLSTLAFVQKRFVMRIREDTAVGNRILALPTNKPGKHLKYTIADPINSQFFSVGSLGELVLAKPLDYEKMTKHEFQVIASDGLTNSTSADVTLEVIDVNDWEPRFRETHYEFMVPKSQSLQSRTDSFEGVLIGKVEAADGDRNDKLELSLRGQHAGLFEIDATGNIYMRPEQLQSLNESTVHLIAIATDSGVPPRSTSVPVSVTMEGLTLAHSAWNNSMLGMFGMIVGLFLLIIMALSCYIVRSKKQRKSSPGGLSLGRNRVHSQAHSSVSSANLVTHEKLAGNGNGAGAGASVTSGGVSVLHMKHPSSNITMANPINNGLHHVASGASSSMALSSASNLLERERERERERQRESYAATVRIFLPGIVSRASANGQLYEEDEIEHDSLSQQGQQQQQQQHQTTPENNNRKTMAAVAGGVTTISTTANGSAAGAGSNLMAASDTMGSSENNLTVYF; via the exons ATGCAGTTGTCGGGCGGTCAGTTCAAAATCTACACGTTTGTAGTCGTATATCTACTTGGACTGGCAGGTGGCGGTCTtcaaaacaaaccaaaaacatGCCTGCAAACATCGCTCGGATTTGGCAGACAGCCGCCACATCCAAATTGCAGCGAACCGTTCG CCGCAAAAGGAGCGATACTCGACTCCAGATGTTATCTGGAGGGCGGCGGTTCAGCGGAGAGTTTTCTAGCCACTGAAGATCTGGCGGTGGGCTCCATAATTGGTAAATTGCGCATTAATGGCGATCCCAATGCAGACACTGGTGACATTAATTTGTCGCTAAGAGAGAAGAACGCTCCCGTGGAGATTGTGGCGGGCACCAAAGACTTGGCTTTATCCGTAGAGCTGGACAAGGAGGGTCTAAAAGGACCCTCGTCGATCTATGTAAATGTCATATGTATACGAAGACGCTCAACGGATCCG AGCTTCGTTGTTCCCGTCAATGTTCGCGTCACGGACGTCAACGATAATGCACCACAATGGATTGGCACACCCTACACGCTGACCCTATCCGAGGTGACGGTGCCGGGCACACGCATACTCCAGGGTGCCCGTGCCGAGGATGCCGATCAGCCGGGACCGTTCTCCACGGTGGAGTATCAGGTTCTACCCGGTCCATATGCGGAGCTGGTGCAGTTTCTGAATCCTCTCGAGGGCACACTGGTTCTGAAAAAGGCACTAGACTATGAGCAGCTGCAAAATTTCACAGTCAAGTTGCGTGCCCAGGATCAGGGCACACCACCGCGACATTCGGATACACTGCTGCGCGTGGTCATCACCGATGCGGATGATCAGAATCCGAAGTTTCTACGTGAATCCTATAGCGCTGAGCTGCCCGCCGATGGTCGCGCCGGCGAGCTACGCATGCGCCCCGAACCACTGAAAGCCATCGATCAGGACGAGGGCATCTGTGCACCCATTCAGTACAACATTGTGCAATCGCAGGACGCGAAATACTTTCGCGTACATCCGCACAATGGCATCATCACGCTGCTCGCGCCCATTGGCTATGCAGATCTTACGCACGGCGCCACTCTGGTGGTGAAGGCCACCCAGATAGACAATCCGGATCGGTACGCCCTGACCACAGTGCAGCTAACCCGGCCCGGCACACACAGCGATCTCAGCACACTCGCCTTTGTCCAGAAGCGTTTTGTTATGCGCATACGCGAGGACACGGCCGTGGGTAATCGCATTCTGGCACTGCCCACCAACAAGCCTGGGAAACATCTGAAGTACACCATTGCCGATCCAATCAATTCGCAGTTCTTTAGCGTTGGCTCCCTGGGTGAACTGGTGCTAGCCAAGCCGCTGGACTATGAAAAGATGACCAAACATGAGTTCCAGGTCATAGCCAGCGATGGCCTGACCAACAGCACCTCCGCTGACGTCACGCTGGAAGTGATTGATGTCAACGACTGGGAACCGCGCTTCCGCGAGACACACTACGAATTCATGGTGCCCAAGAGT CAGTCGCTGCAGTCACGCACGGACTCCTTTGAGGGTGTACTAATTGGCAAGGTGGAGGCAGCAGACGGAGATCGCAATGACAAGCTGGAGCTATCGCTTCGTGGGCAGCATGCGGGCCTCTTCGAGATCGATGCGACGGGCAACATTTATATGCGCCCGGAGCAGCTGCAAAGTCTCAACGAGTCCACGGTGCATCTGATTGCCATTGCCACAGATTCGGGTGTACCGCCGAGAAGCACCTCCGTGCCTGTGAGCGTTACCATGGAGGGACTTACTCTCGCCCACTCGGCCTGGAATAACAGCATGCTGGGCATGTTTGGAATGATTGTGGGCCTGTTTCTGTTGATCATCATGGCACTCAGTTGCTATATTGTGCGCTCGAAGAAGCAGCGCAAGAGCAGCCCTGGCGGCCTGAGCCTGGGACGCAATCGTGTACATAGCCAAGCGCACAGTAGCGTCTCCTCGGCGAATTTAGTGACGCACGAAAAGCTGGCGGGCAACGGCAATGGTGCTGGCGCCGGCGCCAGCGTCACCAGCGGTGGTGTCTCAGTGCTGCATATGAAGCATCCTAGCAGCAACATCACTATGGCAAATCCAATCAACAACGGGCTGCATCATGTGGCTAgcggcgccagcagcagcatggcGCTGAGTAGTGCCAGCAACTTGTTGGAGCGGGAGCGCGAACGGGAGCGAGAGCGTCAACGGGAAAGCTATGCGGCAACGGTGCGCA TCTTCTTGCCAGGCATCGTATCGCGCGCCTCTGCCAACGGACAGCTCTACGAGGAGGACGAAATCGAGCACGACTCCCTCTCGCAGCAgggccaacaacagcagcagcaacaacatcagacGACGCCGGAGAACAATAATCGCAAGACgatggctgctgttgcaggaGGCGTGACAACCATCTCAACGACGGCCAATGGCAGTGCAGCCGGAGCTGGTTCCAATCTCATGGCCGCCTCTGATACGATGGGCTCCTCCGAAAACAATCTGACAGTCTACTTCTAG
- the Cad96Cb gene encoding protocadherin beta-7 isoform X6 has protein sequence MQLSGAAKGAILDSRCYLEGGGSAESFLATEDLAVGSIIGKLRINGDPNADTGDINLSLREKNAPVEIVAGTKDLALSVELDKEGLKGPSSIYVNVICIRRRSTDPSFVVPVNVRVTDVNDNAPQWIGTPYTLTLSEVTVPGTRILQGARAEDADQPGPFSTVEYQVLPGPYAELVQFLNPLEGTLVLKKALDYEQLQNFTVKLRAQDQGTPPRHSDTLLRVVITDADDQNPKFLRESYSAELPADGRAGELRMRPEPLKAIDQDEGICAPIQYNIVQSQDAKYFRVHPHNGIITLLAPIGYADLTHGATLVVKATQIDNPDRYALTTVQLTRPGTHSDLSTLAFVQKRFVMRIREDTAVGNRILALPTNKPGKHLKYTIADPINSQFFSVGSLGELVLAKPLDYEKMTKHEFQVIASDGLTNSTSADVTLEVIDVNDWEPRFRETHYEFMVPKSQSLQSRTDSFEGVLIGKVEAADGDRNDKLELSLRGQHAGLFEIDATGNIYMRPEQLQSLNESTVHLIAIATDSGVPPRSTSVPVSVTMEGLTLAHSAWNNSMLGMFGMIVGLFLLIIMALSCYIVRSKKQRKSSPGGLSLGRNRVHSQAHSSVSSANLVTHEKLAGNGNGAGAGASVTSGGVSVLHMKHPSSNITMANPINNGLHHVASGASSSMALSSASNLLERERERERERQRESYAATVRIFLPGIVSRASANGQLYEEDEIEHDSLSQQGQQQQQQQHQTTPENNNRKTMAAVAGGVTTISTTANGSAAGAGSNLMAASDTMGSSENNLTVYF, from the exons ATGCAGTTGTCGGGCG CCGCAAAAGGAGCGATACTCGACTCCAGATGTTATCTGGAGGGCGGCGGTTCAGCGGAGAGTTTTCTAGCCACTGAAGATCTGGCGGTGGGCTCCATAATTGGTAAATTGCGCATTAATGGCGATCCCAATGCAGACACTGGTGACATTAATTTGTCGCTAAGAGAGAAGAACGCTCCCGTGGAGATTGTGGCGGGCACCAAAGACTTGGCTTTATCCGTAGAGCTGGACAAGGAGGGTCTAAAAGGACCCTCGTCGATCTATGTAAATGTCATATGTATACGAAGACGCTCAACGGATCCG AGCTTCGTTGTTCCCGTCAATGTTCGCGTCACGGACGTCAACGATAATGCACCACAATGGATTGGCACACCCTACACGCTGACCCTATCCGAGGTGACGGTGCCGGGCACACGCATACTCCAGGGTGCCCGTGCCGAGGATGCCGATCAGCCGGGACCGTTCTCCACGGTGGAGTATCAGGTTCTACCCGGTCCATATGCGGAGCTGGTGCAGTTTCTGAATCCTCTCGAGGGCACACTGGTTCTGAAAAAGGCACTAGACTATGAGCAGCTGCAAAATTTCACAGTCAAGTTGCGTGCCCAGGATCAGGGCACACCACCGCGACATTCGGATACACTGCTGCGCGTGGTCATCACCGATGCGGATGATCAGAATCCGAAGTTTCTACGTGAATCCTATAGCGCTGAGCTGCCCGCCGATGGTCGCGCCGGCGAGCTACGCATGCGCCCCGAACCACTGAAAGCCATCGATCAGGACGAGGGCATCTGTGCACCCATTCAGTACAACATTGTGCAATCGCAGGACGCGAAATACTTTCGCGTACATCCGCACAATGGCATCATCACGCTGCTCGCGCCCATTGGCTATGCAGATCTTACGCACGGCGCCACTCTGGTGGTGAAGGCCACCCAGATAGACAATCCGGATCGGTACGCCCTGACCACAGTGCAGCTAACCCGGCCCGGCACACACAGCGATCTCAGCACACTCGCCTTTGTCCAGAAGCGTTTTGTTATGCGCATACGCGAGGACACGGCCGTGGGTAATCGCATTCTGGCACTGCCCACCAACAAGCCTGGGAAACATCTGAAGTACACCATTGCCGATCCAATCAATTCGCAGTTCTTTAGCGTTGGCTCCCTGGGTGAACTGGTGCTAGCCAAGCCGCTGGACTATGAAAAGATGACCAAACATGAGTTCCAGGTCATAGCCAGCGATGGCCTGACCAACAGCACCTCCGCTGACGTCACGCTGGAAGTGATTGATGTCAACGACTGGGAACCGCGCTTCCGCGAGACACACTACGAATTCATGGTGCCCAAGAGT CAGTCGCTGCAGTCACGCACGGACTCCTTTGAGGGTGTACTAATTGGCAAGGTGGAGGCAGCAGACGGAGATCGCAATGACAAGCTGGAGCTATCGCTTCGTGGGCAGCATGCGGGCCTCTTCGAGATCGATGCGACGGGCAACATTTATATGCGCCCGGAGCAGCTGCAAAGTCTCAACGAGTCCACGGTGCATCTGATTGCCATTGCCACAGATTCGGGTGTACCGCCGAGAAGCACCTCCGTGCCTGTGAGCGTTACCATGGAGGGACTTACTCTCGCCCACTCGGCCTGGAATAACAGCATGCTGGGCATGTTTGGAATGATTGTGGGCCTGTTTCTGTTGATCATCATGGCACTCAGTTGCTATATTGTGCGCTCGAAGAAGCAGCGCAAGAGCAGCCCTGGCGGCCTGAGCCTGGGACGCAATCGTGTACATAGCCAAGCGCACAGTAGCGTCTCCTCGGCGAATTTAGTGACGCACGAAAAGCTGGCGGGCAACGGCAATGGTGCTGGCGCCGGCGCCAGCGTCACCAGCGGTGGTGTCTCAGTGCTGCATATGAAGCATCCTAGCAGCAACATCACTATGGCAAATCCAATCAACAACGGGCTGCATCATGTGGCTAgcggcgccagcagcagcatggcGCTGAGTAGTGCCAGCAACTTGTTGGAGCGGGAGCGCGAACGGGAGCGAGAGCGTCAACGGGAAAGCTATGCGGCAACGGTGCGCA TCTTCTTGCCAGGCATCGTATCGCGCGCCTCTGCCAACGGACAGCTCTACGAGGAGGACGAAATCGAGCACGACTCCCTCTCGCAGCAgggccaacaacagcagcagcaacaacatcagacGACGCCGGAGAACAATAATCGCAAGACgatggctgctgttgcaggaGGCGTGACAACCATCTCAACGACGGCCAATGGCAGTGCAGCCGGAGCTGGTTCCAATCTCATGGCCGCCTCTGATACGATGGGCTCCTCCGAAAACAATCTGACAGTCTACTTCTAG
- the Cad96Cb gene encoding protocadherin beta-7 isoform X2 has translation MQLSGGQFKIYTFVVVYLLGLAGGGLQNKPKTCLQTSLGFGRQPPHPNCSEPFAAKGAILDSRCYLEGGGSAESFLATEDLAVGSIIGKLRINGDPNADTGDINLSLREKNAPVEIVAGTKDLALSVELDKEGLKGPSSIYVNVICIRRRSTDPSFVVPVNVRVTDVNDNAPQWIGTPYTLTLSEVTVPGTRILQGARAEDADQPGPFSTVEYQVLPGPYAELVQFLNPLEGTLVLKKALDYEQLQNFTVKLRAQDQGTPPRHSDTLLRVVITDADDQNPKFLRESYSAELPADGRAGELRMRPEPLKAIDQDEGICAPIQYNIVQSQDAKYFRVHPHNGIITLLAPIGYADLTHGATLVVKATQIDNPDRYALTTVQLTRPGTHSDLSTLAFVQKRFVMRIREDTAVGNRILALPTNKPGKHLKYTIADPINSQFFSVGSLGELVLAKPLDYEKMTKHEFQVIASDGLTNSTSADVTLEVIDVNDWEPRFRETHYEFMVPKSSLQSRTDSFEGVLIGKVEAADGDRNDKLELSLRGQHAGLFEIDATGNIYMRPEQLQSLNESTVHLIAIATDSGVPPRSTSVPVSVTMEGLTLAHSAWNNSMLGMFGMIVGLFLLIIMALSCYIVRSKKQRKSSPGGLSLGRNRVHSQAHSSVSSANLVTHEKLAGNGNGAGAGASVTSGGVSVLHMKHPSSNITMANPINNGLHHVASGASSSMALSSASNLLERERERERERQRESYAATVRIFLPGIVSRASANGQLYEEDEIEHDSLSQQGQQQQQQQHQTTPENNNRKTMAAVAGGVTTISTTANGSAAGAGSNLMAASDTMGSSENNLTVYF, from the exons ATGCAGTTGTCGGGCGGTCAGTTCAAAATCTACACGTTTGTAGTCGTATATCTACTTGGACTGGCAGGTGGCGGTCTtcaaaacaaaccaaaaacatGCCTGCAAACATCGCTCGGATTTGGCAGACAGCCGCCACATCCAAATTGCAGCGAACCGTTCG CCGCAAAAGGAGCGATACTCGACTCCAGATGTTATCTGGAGGGCGGCGGTTCAGCGGAGAGTTTTCTAGCCACTGAAGATCTGGCGGTGGGCTCCATAATTGGTAAATTGCGCATTAATGGCGATCCCAATGCAGACACTGGTGACATTAATTTGTCGCTAAGAGAGAAGAACGCTCCCGTGGAGATTGTGGCGGGCACCAAAGACTTGGCTTTATCCGTAGAGCTGGACAAGGAGGGTCTAAAAGGACCCTCGTCGATCTATGTAAATGTCATATGTATACGAAGACGCTCAACGGATCCG AGCTTCGTTGTTCCCGTCAATGTTCGCGTCACGGACGTCAACGATAATGCACCACAATGGATTGGCACACCCTACACGCTGACCCTATCCGAGGTGACGGTGCCGGGCACACGCATACTCCAGGGTGCCCGTGCCGAGGATGCCGATCAGCCGGGACCGTTCTCCACGGTGGAGTATCAGGTTCTACCCGGTCCATATGCGGAGCTGGTGCAGTTTCTGAATCCTCTCGAGGGCACACTGGTTCTGAAAAAGGCACTAGACTATGAGCAGCTGCAAAATTTCACAGTCAAGTTGCGTGCCCAGGATCAGGGCACACCACCGCGACATTCGGATACACTGCTGCGCGTGGTCATCACCGATGCGGATGATCAGAATCCGAAGTTTCTACGTGAATCCTATAGCGCTGAGCTGCCCGCCGATGGTCGCGCCGGCGAGCTACGCATGCGCCCCGAACCACTGAAAGCCATCGATCAGGACGAGGGCATCTGTGCACCCATTCAGTACAACATTGTGCAATCGCAGGACGCGAAATACTTTCGCGTACATCCGCACAATGGCATCATCACGCTGCTCGCGCCCATTGGCTATGCAGATCTTACGCACGGCGCCACTCTGGTGGTGAAGGCCACCCAGATAGACAATCCGGATCGGTACGCCCTGACCACAGTGCAGCTAACCCGGCCCGGCACACACAGCGATCTCAGCACACTCGCCTTTGTCCAGAAGCGTTTTGTTATGCGCATACGCGAGGACACGGCCGTGGGTAATCGCATTCTGGCACTGCCCACCAACAAGCCTGGGAAACATCTGAAGTACACCATTGCCGATCCAATCAATTCGCAGTTCTTTAGCGTTGGCTCCCTGGGTGAACTGGTGCTAGCCAAGCCGCTGGACTATGAAAAGATGACCAAACATGAGTTCCAGGTCATAGCCAGCGATGGCCTGACCAACAGCACCTCCGCTGACGTCACGCTGGAAGTGATTGATGTCAACGACTGGGAACCGCGCTTCCGCGAGACACACTACGAATTCATGGTGCCCAAGAGT TCGCTGCAGTCACGCACGGACTCCTTTGAGGGTGTACTAATTGGCAAGGTGGAGGCAGCAGACGGAGATCGCAATGACAAGCTGGAGCTATCGCTTCGTGGGCAGCATGCGGGCCTCTTCGAGATCGATGCGACGGGCAACATTTATATGCGCCCGGAGCAGCTGCAAAGTCTCAACGAGTCCACGGTGCATCTGATTGCCATTGCCACAGATTCGGGTGTACCGCCGAGAAGCACCTCCGTGCCTGTGAGCGTTACCATGGAGGGACTTACTCTCGCCCACTCGGCCTGGAATAACAGCATGCTGGGCATGTTTGGAATGATTGTGGGCCTGTTTCTGTTGATCATCATGGCACTCAGTTGCTATATTGTGCGCTCGAAGAAGCAGCGCAAGAGCAGCCCTGGCGGCCTGAGCCTGGGACGCAATCGTGTACATAGCCAAGCGCACAGTAGCGTCTCCTCGGCGAATTTAGTGACGCACGAAAAGCTGGCGGGCAACGGCAATGGTGCTGGCGCCGGCGCCAGCGTCACCAGCGGTGGTGTCTCAGTGCTGCATATGAAGCATCCTAGCAGCAACATCACTATGGCAAATCCAATCAACAACGGGCTGCATCATGTGGCTAgcggcgccagcagcagcatggcGCTGAGTAGTGCCAGCAACTTGTTGGAGCGGGAGCGCGAACGGGAGCGAGAGCGTCAACGGGAAAGCTATGCGGCAACGGTGCGCA TCTTCTTGCCAGGCATCGTATCGCGCGCCTCTGCCAACGGACAGCTCTACGAGGAGGACGAAATCGAGCACGACTCCCTCTCGCAGCAgggccaacaacagcagcagcaacaacatcagacGACGCCGGAGAACAATAATCGCAAGACgatggctgctgttgcaggaGGCGTGACAACCATCTCAACGACGGCCAATGGCAGTGCAGCCGGAGCTGGTTCCAATCTCATGGCCGCCTCTGATACGATGGGCTCCTCCGAAAACAATCTGACAGTCTACTTCTAG